From the Lathyrus oleraceus cultivar Zhongwan6 chromosome 4, CAAS_Psat_ZW6_1.0, whole genome shotgun sequence genome, one window contains:
- the LOC127135412 gene encoding uncharacterized protein LOC127135412 produces the protein MVFSSSISCLLIYIFIVVSFVSPINSLETRNQQSINQTFRSEQELQKLKKTIATRLRQINKPAVKTIQVPNGDIIDCVLIHKQLAFDHPLLKGQKPMDPPKSLKEHNQIDNTSDFKLWGLYGESCPEGTVPVRRVTEQDMLRAYSIDSFGTKAANRFPHEHAVALVDKDEFFGAKATFNIWSPHLDSQNEFSLSQMWLVSGSYGKDLNSIEAGWHIYPRLYGDDRPRFFIYWTADAYKSTGCHNLWCPGFVHTNQDFPIGAELPKLSSYKGQQFSITLKISKDKNTGNWLLGYGDGDGTTIGYWPAPLFTHLKYHADEVHFGGEIVNAKSRGSHTSTAMGSGHFAEEGWGKAAYIRNMQVIDSDDNLIPLANPTYLASNPNCYNIQGKTSPKWGDHIYFGGPGKSEKCP, from the exons ATGGTCTTTAGCTCTTCAATCAGTTGTCTCCTCATATACATTTTTATTGTTGTTTCATTTGTTTCTCCTATTAATTCTTTAGAAACACGAAATcaacaatcaatcaatcaaacttTTCGATCAGAGCAAGAACTTCAAAAATTGAAAAAGACAATAGCTACACGTCTTCGACAAATCAACAAGCCTGCGGTTAAGACAATTCAG GTTCCAAATGGTGATATCATAGATTGTGTTTTGATTCATAAACAATTAGCTTTTGATCATCCTTTATTGAAAGGACAGAAACCAATG GATCCTCCAAAAAGTCTAAAAGAGCATAATCAAATCGACAATACGAGTGACTTTAAATTATGGGGCTTATATGGTGAATCATGTCCCGAAGGAACAGTTCCAGTTAGAAGAGTAACAGAACAAGACATGTTAAGAGCTTACTCTATTGATAGCTTTGGAACAAAGGCTGCTAATCGCTTTCCTCATGAA CATGCAGTTGCTTTAGTGGACAAGGATGAGTTCTTTGGAGCAAAAGCTACCTTCAACATTTGGAGCCCCCATCTGGATAGTCAAAATGAATTCAGCTTGTCTCAAATGTGGCTCGTCTCTGGTTCATATGGAAAAGATCTCAATTCCATTGAAGCTGGTTGGCAT ATCTACCCGCGACTCTACGGAGACGATCGTCCTAGATTTTTTATTTATTGGACG GCTGATGCATATAAAAGCACCGGGTGCCACAATTTATGGTGTCCAGGCTTTGTTCACACTAACCAAGATTTTCCAATTGGTGCTGAACTCCCAAAACTTTCTTCGTATAAAGGACAACAATTTTCTATTACTCTAAAGATATCGAAG GATAAAAACACTGGAAATTGGTTGCTTGGATATGGAGATGGAGATGGAACTACAATTGGGTACTGGCCAGCCCCCTTGTTCACACACTTGAAGTATCATGCAGATGAAGTTCATTTTGGTGGAGAAATAGTGAATGCAAAATCAAGAGGTTCTCATACTTCCACGGCTATGGGGAGTGGTCACTTTGCTGAAGAGGGTTGGGGAAAAGCTGCATATATTAGAAATATGCAAGTTATAGATTCTGATGACAACTTGATTCCGTTAGCAAATCCCACATATTTAGCATCAAATCCAAATTGTTATAATATACAAGGAAAGACTAGCCCAAAGTGGGGGGATCACATTTACTTTGGTGGACCTGGCAAGAGTGAGAAATGTCCCTAA